From bacterium HR11:
AAGTCGAGCGGGTCGGCTATAATGAGGGGCGATGCATCTGGGAGACAGGGACGGCGAATGAATTTGCAAGCTCACCTGGACCAAGTCCTGGCCGACTTGCCGGCCTGTGAAAGCGTGTGGTTGATGGGGATGGACGGCTTGGCCGTCGCTCGGGCTGTCCGGGACCCCCGCACGTCCGACGAGATGGAGTCCTTCGCGGCCGAGTACACGAGCGTCATTCAGGCCCTCCACCGGGTCTTTCAACGGATGGCGGCCGACACCCATCTGTTCGAGCACATCCACACGACGGGCCGGTACTACCTGCTGGCCCGATTCGTGACGCCTTCCTATTACGTCCTCATGTGCCTCCGGCCCGACGGCCTGCTGGGCCAGGCCCGCTATCGCCTTCAGCGGTTGTGTCAGCAACTGGCGGCGGAGCTCGAGTCCCTTTAAATCGGCAAGTGGGCAGGTCGGCAGTCGGCAGATGGGCAGGTCGGGAGATGGGGAGGTCGGGCACCCTTCATCCTTTGCTATTCGCCGTTTGTTCCCCGCCATTCGCCGTTCGCCCTTTCCGGCAGGGGTAGGAAAGGCCGTCCTGCCTGCCGGTGTCTGCACCCTTCATGCATCCGGCCGACCCGGGGGGCGAATAAGCATCCCGCCCCTCCCCGTCTCAACAGGGCGGTTCAGTCGGTAGGAGTGGCGTCCGGTCGGCCTCTCCCATCATTCGCCATGAAGGGCGAATGGCGAACGGCGAATAGGCCCCACCTCCCCTATCAGATCCGTTCAGTTCGTGAAGGCGGTGTTAGATTGGCCTTTCCCGCCGTCCCGGAAGCACGATTTTTCAAGGATACAGGTGCGGGATGCGAGATACGGGATATGGAGGGCCGGAGGCCTGGACGACGGCTTTCTCTCGATCTCTGGCCCCATCCGCCGACCTGCCGACCTGCCCATCTGCCTGACTGCCGGCAGTGGAGTCTCCGATGCGCTGGCTCCGGTGGTTTCTGGCGATCGGTGCCGTCCTCATCCTGGGCGTCCTGGGGGCGGCCTATTGGTGGCACCAGCGGCGAATAGAACGGAGTCAACTGCCCCCGACGGCGCCGGAGACAGACGTCTTTGAAAATTTTCAAGACGTACGCCTTCGGGATGGCCGGCCCGTCTTCCGCTTTCAGGCCCGGTGGTACCGCCTTCATGCCGAGAGCGTCGTCGAGGGCCAGGACGTCCGCATCGAACTCCCGTCCGACGACGCCGTGACCCACATCACGGCCCAGGCCGGCTGGTGGTACCCGATGGAGAATCGGGTCGTCTTGAACGGTCAGGTCCGCATCCACTGGCGGGACCTGCGGGTCGAGACCGACCGCCTGACCTACCGGGTCGAAGAGGGCGTGGCCGTTACGGAGACGCCCGTCCGATGGACTTGGCCGGCCCGTCACTGGGCGGGGGAGGCTCAGCGGGCTCGGTACGAGTTGACGGCGGCCGCCGTGACGATGGAGGGCCAGGTCCGGATGACGACCGGTGACGAGACGGGCCGCTACCACCTCGAGACGGAAGCCGCCCGGTGGGACTTGGCCCAGGAAGCGATGGAGTTCGTCCAGCCCGTGCGGATCGTCAGCCTTGACGGACCGGCCTTGAACCTGGGATGCGGCCGATTTCGACGTACGGTCGAGGCCGACGGGACCCAGGTCTGGTCCGGTTGGGAAGCCTGCGACGGCACGTTCCAGCGGGGCGACCATCTCGTGAAGTGGACGGCCGACGACCTGACGGGACGACTTCGGGATGCCGAACGCCGATGGCACTTGACAAACGGTCAGTTCGACCTGGACGACCGATGGTGGGTCTTCGGCCGACGGCTCTGGCTGTCCGAGACGCCTGGCCCGGGCCTGGTGATGGAGGCCGACGGGGGTCGCCTGCGGGTCGAGCCCCTACAGGCGTCTCCCTTCTACGGGCGCTTTCAGTTCATGGAGGCGGAGCGTCTCGTATGGCCGTCCTCGGAGGCCCTGGACCGACTCCAGGTCCCGGGTCCCCTGACGATTCATATGAGCGACGGCCATCTGCAGGCGCGGGACGGCATTTACGACGGCCAACGGTGGCGGGCCCGGGCGCCGGTCTTTGAGCGGACTGACGGTTGGCGGGTCACGGCTCCGTCGATGGTCCACGACGGGACGGTCTTCGTCCTGGAGGGTACCGAGACGGAACTCGTGCGGGGGACCGGTGCTTGGCAGGCCAAGGACTGGCACATCCGGGCCCGGCGGGCTGAACTTTTATCCGATCAGACGATTCGATGGCTCGGTGACGTCGAGATCCGGAATCCAGACCTCCTACTGACGACGGACCGGTGGGAGCGTCGGTCCGATACCTGGCAGGCCGAGCCGGTTCGGCGGGGTCGGATGTGGTCGAAGGCGGGCGACCGGTCGTACGAGGTCGTCTTCCGGTCTCGACGGGCCGAACAGGCCGGGGGGGCCTGTACCCGACTCGAGGGGGATGTCGATTTGGAACTTCATGAGCGGGACCGGCCGTCCGTCCTGGTCGTGGCGGCCCAGCGAGGCGACTTCTGCGATCATACGTGGCAGTTTGAGGGGGACCTCCGGTTCCGGTACCGGGACGTCTCGGGCACGGCGACCCGGGCCCGCATGGAATGGTCTGAAGAACGACTGTACGTGGACGGACCGGTGGACCTGCGGGACGCCCGGGGCCGCCAGGCCCTGGCCCAGGCGATGCGGGTGGACCTGAAGACGGAGCGCATCGAACTGAGGACGCCTTCGCCCCGCCGGGGGGAGCTGGCATGGACGGAAATCGCTCGACCCTGAGAGCCGAGGACCTTTGGAAGCAGTTCGGGTCCCGGTGGGTCGTCCAGGGCGTTTCTTTCGTCATTCATGGCGGCGAGATCGTCGGCCTGTTGGGACCCAACGGGGCCGGCAAGACGACGTCGTTTTACATGGTCGTCGGCCTGCTGACGGCCGACCGGGGTGCCGTTTACCTGGATGGGCAGGCCATCACGGAGTGGCCGATGTACCGACGGGCCCGCCAGGGCATCGTATATTTGCCCCAGGAGCCGTCTATCTTCCGGCGGATGCGGGTCCAGGACAATATCGAGGCCGTCTTGGAGATGCGGGGCCTCCCGCCGGCCGAGCGACGTCGGCGGGTCGATCAGATCCTGACCGAGCTGGGCCTCACCCACTTGGCGCGGTCGTGGGCCTACACCCTCTCGGGCGGTGAGCGTCGGCGGGTCGAAATCGCCCGGGCCCTGGCCCTCGAGCCCCGGTTCCTGCTCTTAGACGAACCCTTCACGGGGATCGACCCCATCGCCGTCCGGGAGATTCAGCAGATCTTGCAAAAGTTGAAGGCCCAGGGGATTGGGGTCTTGATCACGGACCATAACGTGCGGGATACCTTGAAGATCACAGACCGGACTTATATTATAACGGAGGGCCGGATCTTGGCCGACGGCCGGCCCGACGAGGTCGCCGCCCATCCTGAGGTCCGACGCTCGTTCTTAGGAGAGGACTTCCGTTGGGAAGCATAGGGGGCCGAGCATGGAGCTCCAACAGAAGCTGGTGCCGACGGTTCGATTGGACCTGCGTCCCCTGCTGATTCAGGCCGTCCGGCTCCTGCCCCTCTCGCAGATCGAGCTCCGCCAGTACTTGCTTCAAGAGTACCTCCAGAACCCCGCCCTGGAAGTCCAGTCCGACGAAGAGGGCCCTTCCCTGGACGAGCTCGCCACGCCCCAGGCGTCTTCCGAGAGTGAGCCCTCGACGGGTGACGACGACGAATGGCTCTCCCAGCTCCTGGACGAGACTCATTTCGAACTTCCAAGCCCGATCGAGGAAAAGGAACCCGCGGAGGAAGAGGACTGGATTTGGGAGCGCCGTATCGAGAGCCCCCGGACCCTGCTGGACCACCTGCGGTGGCAAATCGCCATGGCCCCCGTAGACGAGACGACCCGGTCGGTCATGTATTTCCTGGCCGAATTCATCAACCCCTCGGGCTACATCGAGGAGACCGAGGAGGAACTGGCCGGCCTGGCCGGCGTTTCCGTCGAGGCTATCCATCGAGCCCGGCAACACCTGCTCCGGTTGGACCCCGTCGGCGTCGGCGCCCGCACGCTCCGGGAGTGCCTGACGGTCCAACTGGAGGCCCTCGGCCAGACCGACACGGACGCTTACCGGATTTTGCAAGAGGCCTGGGACGAGTTCGTCCAGAAGCGGTGGGACGACATCGCCCGGCGACTGGGGCTGTCCCGGGAGGCGCTCCGGGCGGCCCTGGAGGTCATCTACCACCTGGACCCCCGACCGGCCCAGGCTTACACGGTCCATCAGCTCTTGTACGTCCATCCGGACGTGATCGTCCGGGAGCAGGATGGCGAATACATCGTGGAACTCAGTCGAGCCGTCGTCCCGCGGGTGACGATTTCCCGGCGCTACCTGCGGCTTTTGCGGGACCGGCAGAACCTATCCCCCGAGGAGCGGCAGTACATCCGGGAGCGCATCCTGGCGGCCCGCCGTCTGCTCCGGACCCTGAATTACTGCGAGAGCACGCTCCTCCGTATCGCCCGTCACATCGTCCAGCACCAGCGGGCCTTCCTGGAGCAGGGCCTGTCGGGCCTCCGGCCCCTGAGCCTCCGGGACGTCGCCCGGGCCTTGAACCTCCACGAGTCGACCGTCAGCCGGGCCGTCCAGCACAAGTACATGCAGACGCCCCGCGGGACCTTCGAGCTCCGGTTCTTCTTCCAGCGGCGGGTCTCGACCCAGTCGGCCACCCAGGAGGTGTCGGCGACGACGGTCAAGCACCGCATCCGGGAGCTCATCCAATCGGAAAGCCCCCAGAATCCCTTGACCGACGAGGCCCTGGCCCGCCTCCTGCGATTCGAGGGCATCCAGATCTCCCGGCGGGCCGTCACCAAGTATCGTTTGGAAATGAATATCCCCAGCGCTCGCCAGCGCCGTCGCATGCAGACCGCCTGACCGCTCTCGACGGCGACCCGACATCCCGATATGTGGAGGTATCCGGATGCACGTCGAGTATCAAGCCAAGGGCGTTGACGTCTCGACCGCCCTGACGACCTGGCTCCAGAGACGTCTGCGGAAGCTGGAGCGATACGACCCCGGCGTCCGAGTCGAGGTCGTCCTCCGACGCAATCAAGAAAAGGGCCCCGTCGAGGCCGACCTGATCGTCCATACCCATTGGGGCACGATTCAGTCGACCCGGGTCCAGGGGTACGACGAACGGACGGCCCTCGCCCGGGCGCTGACGAAGATCGAACAACAGCTCCGCCGCTTCAAAGAGCGACGGACCGTCGGCCGGCGGCGGGCCACGGTCGAAGCCGTCCAGGCCATCGAACGGCAAACGATGGCGGCCGAGACGCTGGAGCCGCCCGTCCGACGGGTACCCCTGCCAGCCGTCCCCTTAATGACGCAGGAGGAAGCCGTCCAAAGCCTGTTGGACCGCGAAGAGACCTTCGTCATCTTCCGGGACCTGGAGAACGATGAGGCCCTTACGGTGGTCTATCGGGACAAGGACGACGCTATCGCCCTGGTCTCTTCCCGTTCGTGAGGCACGTGTGTCCTTGAGCGAGTGGCTGACACCTGGAGCGGTCCGTTTTGGTCTCCACGCCGACGACGTCTCGACGGCCCTGGCGGCCATCGCGGACCACCTGATCGCCGTCGAGCCCCGCCTGGCGCTCCACCGTCGGGAACTTCTTCAGCGGCTCCTGGACCGGGAACGGATGGAGTCGACGGCCCTCGACAACCAGACGGCCCTGCCCCACTGCAAGATGGCCGGCCTGCCGGCCCCGGTCGTCTGCATCGACCGTTCGGAGGACGGCGTGCCCTTCCGACCCGGCTCGGACGAACGGACACACTTGTTCTTTACGATCGTGTCGCCCGAGGACCAGCCGGCGACCCACCTGAAGGTCCTGGCCGCCGTGGCCCGCTTTCTACGAGACGCCCAGAACGTCCGGGCCGTCTTGGCGGCGACATCCCCGTCGGAAGTCCTCGAGTACATCCAAAGGTGGGACCGGTCCGCATGAGGATGGAGCCTTATCTGGGTCGTGTGTCCGTCCGAACCCTCGTCCAAGCGTGCCCCTATCCCCTGCGGCCCCTCGTAGACGTCGACCCCGATACGGTCGTCGAAATCGAAAGCTACATGCACCGACCCGGCCTCTTGTTGGCCGGCTTTCGGCCCACCGATGAGGTCGAGCGTCACGTCCTGGTCTTCGGGCGGGAAGAATTCCTCTTCCTGCGACGGCACCCCCCCGAGACTCAGCAGACGTGGCTCCGCCTCCTGTGGTCCTGCCGCCCGCCCTTGGTCATCGTCGGGGCCGACGCCGAGATGACCGACGCCTTCCTGGAAGGGGCCGTCGAATACGGGGTCGCCGTCTACGCCAGCACCAGCCCGTCCCGGGCCATCCTGGCCGGCGGGTTCCGCTGGCTCGAACGCCTGGTCGTCCCGTGGTTCCGGATTCCCGGCAACCTGGTCGAGATCTTCGGCCTGGGGGTCTTGATCATCGGCGAGAGCGGCATCGGCAAGAGCGAGTGCGCCCTGGACCTCCTCGGCCGAGGCCATCGCCTCGTCGCCGACGACGCCATCGAGGTCGCCTGCTTCCAGGACGGAACCCTCATGGGTCGGGCCCCCCAGGCCAGCTACGGCCTGCTCGAGATCCGGGGCCTGGGCATCCTGGACGTCCGGTTTCTGTTTGGCGTCCTGGCCGTCCTGGAGGAAAAGACCATCGACCTGGTCGTCCAGCTCGTGCCGGCGTCCGCGATGGGGGACATCGACCGCTTGGGGACCGAAGTCGAATTTTATACCCTCCCTCACGACCTGGGGGCCGTCCCCATGATCCGCCTGCCGGTCGTCCCGGGCCGGAACCTGGCCGCCCTCATCGAGGCGGCCGTCCGGTGGTACATGCTTCGCCAGCGAGGCCTCCAAGTCGGTCAACGCCTGATCGAATACTGCGACCGCATGGCTCGAGGGGCGCCCCCGGACGAAGATGCCCAATAGGTGGAGCTCAGCCCTGCCGTCACGAAGACCCCAGGACGTGGCGAAGGGCGCTCTCCAGGTCGGGAAACTGGAACGTGAAGCCGCTGTCCAGGAGTTTCATCGGCAGGACCCGCTGACTCGAAAGGAGGAGCTCATCGGCGACCTCGCCCAAGACGAGACGGACGGCGAAGGAGGGTACCGGTAGGACCGTCGGCCGCCGGAGGACCCGGCCCAGGGTCTTGGTAAACTCATAGTTCGTGACGGGATGGGGCGAGACGGCATTCACAGGTCCCTGGAGCGTCTCCGTCTCGATGACGTGGAGGATGACCCGCACGTGGTCGTCGATGGCGATCCAGCTCCAGTACTGCGTGCCGTTGCCGACGACCCCGCCGAGACCCAGGCGGAAGGGGAGTAACATCTGCTTGAGAGCCCCGCCAGCGGCGCTCAGGACGATGCCTGTCCGGAGGTTCACGACCCGGATGCCGGCCTGGACGGCCGGCTCCGTGGCCGCCTCCCAGGCTTGGGCGACCTCGGCCAGGAAGCCCCGGCCCGGCGGACTCTCCTCGGTGAGCGTCTCGTACCGGCGGTCCCCGTAGTAGCCGACGGCCGAGGCGGCCACGAGGACCCGCGGCGGCCGAGCGAGCCGGGCCAGGGTCTCACAAAGTAAGCGGGTCCCCCGCACGCGGCTGTCCCGGATGCGGGCCTTTTTGGCCGCCGTCCAGCGGCCCTGGAGCGACTCGCCGGCCAGGTGGACGACGGCGTCGTGGCCCTCCAGGCCGGAAGCCTCGATCATGCCAGCTTCGGGGTCCCATCGGACGACCGGCTCGTCGGACATCGGCTTCAGCTTGGAATCGGGCCGGACCAGGCGGGTCACCCGGTGGCCCTGAGCCTTGAGGAAGGCCACGAGGGCAGAACCGATCAAACCCGTCGAGCCTGTGATCAGGACGTTCATCGGCACCCTCCCCGGCGTTTGGGATCCAGTGTAGTCCAGGGCCTTCGGGGTCAGCAATTGGGGCGATTCGGCAGTTCGGCCATTCGGCCGATGGGCCGTTGTCATCCAAGCCCCGCTCGGGCCAGCGGGGCTTGGCTGTTATTTCGCATCCCCATCCTGCATCTTGCATCCCGCATCCCGCATCCTGTATCCTGCATCTCGCACCTTGGGAGAGGGGAGGCGTGCCATGAACGTACCGCCCTTCCGGAACGAACCGTTCACGGACTTTTCGAATCCGGAAAACCGTCGCCGCATGGAGGAAGCCCTCCGGCAGGTCGAGGCTCAACTGGGCCGGGAGTACCCCTTGATCATCGGGGACCAAGAGATTTACACGAACGAGAAGCTTTACTCTTACAATCCCTCGCAGAAGGACCAAGTCGTCGGCATCTTCCAGAAGGCCCAGCCCGAACACGTGGACAGGGCCCTCGAGGCCGCCTGGGCGGCCTTCGAGACCTGGCGATGGCTCCCGCCGGAGGAGCGGGCGGCCGTCCTCTTCCGGGCCGCCCGCCTCGCCCGGGACCGGAAGTTCGAGCTCATCGCCTGGCAGGTCTTCGAGGTCGGCAAGAACTGGGCCGAGGCCGACGCCGACGTGGCGGAGACGATCGACTATCTGGAATTCTACGGCCGGGAGATGCTCCGCTACGGGGCGCCCCAGCCACTGACGCCCTTCCCCGGCGAGGTCAACGAGTACCACTACATCCCCCTCGGGGCCGGGGCCGTCATCCCGCCGTGGAACTTCCCGATGGCCATCCTTGGAGGGATGACGACGGCGGCCGTCGTCACGGGGAACACGGTCGTCCTGAAGCCGTCCAGCGACTCGCCAGCCGTCGGGTATCAGTACGTGCGGCTCATGCAGGAGGCGGGCCTCCCGCCGGGCGTCATCAACTTCGTGACGGGCGCCGGCGGGGCCATCGGCGACTACCTCGTGACCCATCCCCGGACGCGCTTTATCGCCTTCACGGGGTCGATGGAGGTCGGGTGCCGGATTTACGAGCTCGCCGCCAAGGTCCAACGGGGCCAGATTTGGCTCAAGCGGGTCATCGCCGAGATGGGCGGCAAGGACGCCATCATCGTCGACCGGGAGGTCCCCGACCTGGACGAGGCCGTCCGGGCCGTCGTCGTGTCGGCCTTCGGCTTTCAGGGTCAGAAGTGCTCGGCTTGCTCCCGCCTCATCCTGGACGAGGCCATCTACGACGAATTTCTCCGGCGGCTCGTCGCCCAGGTCGAGGCCATCGAGGTCGGCCCGGCCCGGGACAACTACTTCATGGGGCCGGTCATTAATGCGGCCGCCGAGAAAAAGATCTTGGAGTACATCGAGATCGGTAAGAAAGAAGGCCGTCTCGTCGCCGGCGGCCGGAAGGCCGAGGGAAACGGCTACTTCATCCGGCCGACGGTCTTCGCCGACGTCGACCCGAAGGCCCGCATCGCCCAGGAGGAAATCTTCGGGCCTGTCCTGGCCGTCTTGAAGGCCCGGGACTTTGACCACGCCCTGGCGATCGCCAACGACACGATCTACGGCCTGACGGGGTCGGTCTTCACCCGGAATCGGGAGAAGATCCTGAAGGCCAAGCGGTACTTCCACTGCGGGAACCTGTACATCAACCGCAAGTGCACGGGGGCGTTGGTCGACGTCCATCCCTTCGGCGGTTTCAACATGTCGGGGACTGATTCGAAGGCCGGCGGGCGGGACTACCTCCTGCTGTTCTTGCAGGGCAAGTCGATTTCGGAGAAGGTATAATACGGCAGATGGGCCGGTGGGTCGTTTTCACTCACGGTCCTATTCTCACACTGCCGATTTCCTCAGCGGAGGCACCCTATGGCATGGCATCGGAACGTCGTGGGACTCATCCTGATCGGCCTGGTCATCGGATTCGGGGCTCGGGCCCAGGAGAAAGCCAAGCCAGAGAAAAAACAAGAGGAGCACCAGCAGGGGAAAGCGGCCGTCAAGGGGGCCGTCGTCGGCCTCCAGGGCCAGCCCATCCCGGGGGCCCAATTGACGTTCCAATTGGAAGACACCGTGACCGTCACGGTCCAGACAGACGAAAAAGGGGAGTTCTTCATCGACAACGTCACGCCGGGTATCTACACGGTGAAGGTCGAGAAGCCGGGCTACAAGACCTTCATCGAGACCCAAAAGCTGGAGCCGGATACCCTCCTCACGTATCGGGTCACGCTTCCGACCGAAGAAGAGGCCAAGGTCATCCGAGGCGGCGACGACTGGAAGCAGGCCAACGAAGCCTTTAAGCAGGCCCAAAGCGCTCGCGCTCGGGGCGACCTCCAGCAGGCCGCCCAGTACTACCAGACGGCCAAGGCGTACTTCCAGAAGGTCGTCGAACAGGACCCGACTTACGCCCAGGCCTACTTTAACCTGGCCCTGACGCAGGCCATCCTGGGCGAGTGCGAAGCGGCCCTCCAGAATTTCCAGCGGGCCGTAGACCAGCAATTCCAGCCGTCGGGCAATGTCCTCTTGACCTATCATGCGGCCCGCGCGCAGTGCTTCGAACGGCTGAACCGGTGGGCCGACGCCGCCGCCGAGTATGAGGCCCTCATCAAGCTGATGCCTGACAACGGGACCTTCTACCTGAATATCGGCCAGGCGTATGTCCGGAGCGAGCAGTACGACAAGGCTTTGGAAGCCTACCGGAAGTTTCTCCAGCTGGAGCCCAATGCCCCGGAGGCCAAGCAGGTCCGGGTCGAGATCGACAAGCTGAAACAGCTCCTCGAACAGCAGAAGAAGCCGAAGTAGCCTGGGTCGCTGGGGTCAGGGATGCCCGACCGCGTGGAACGGAAGGGGGCTGGAGCCGTCTGATCCGTCCGATCCGACCGATCCGTCTGATCCGAGACGCCGCACTCCCCCTCTCGCATTGCCTGACCCTCGACCCCCTGACCTCCGATGATGCGGATCATCGAGTGCGTCCCGAACGTCAGCGAGGGCCGGCGGGCGGAGGTCCTCGACGCGTTCATCCGCCTCCTGCAAGCCCAGCCCGGCGTCCTGCTCCTGGACTATCACGCCGACCCGGACCACAACCGGACCGTCTTCACGCTGATCGGCGACGGCCCCGCTCTCCTGTCGGCCATGCTGGCCCTCTACGAGAAGGCCGTCGAGCTCATCGACATGCGCCAACACCGGGGCGAGCACCCCCGGGCCGGCGCCGTGGACGTCTGCCCCTTTGTGCCCATCGCCGGGGCCACGATGGAAGACTGCGTGGCCCTGGCCCGCGAGTTGGGCCGCCAAGTCGCCGAACGATTCCAGATCCCCGTCTTCTTGTACGCCCACGCCGCTACACGGGAAGATCGGCGGGAGCTTCCCAACATCCGAAAGGGCGAGTTCGAGGGCTGGTTCGAGAAGATCAAGGACCCGAACTGGAAGCCCGACTTCGGGCCGGACCGCGTCCATCCGACGGCGGGCATCACGGTCATCGGTGCCCGGCCGCCCCTGATCGCCTACAACGTGAACTTAGGGACGGCCGACCTCGCCGTCGCCGACCGCATCGCTCGGGCCATCCGCTTCTCCAGCGGCGGCTTCCGGAACGTCCAGGCCCGGGGCATGAAGCTGGAAGCCCGCCAGCAGGTCCAGGTGTCGATGAACCTGCTGGACTTCCGCCAGACGCCTATCCACCGGGTCTTCGAGGTCATCCGGGCCGAAGCCGAGCGCTTCGGCGTGCCCGTCGTGGGCTCCGAAATCGTCGGTCTCGTCCCCCTGGAGGCCATCGCCCAGGCGGCGGACTTCTACCTCCGGCTGGAGAACTTCTCCATCGACCAGGTCCTGGAGTGGCGAATCCAGCAGGCCCTCGCCGAACGCCCGGCCCCACCGGCGGCCCCCTCGCCGCCGACCCCCGGCCCCCGGCCGCGGGCCCTGCGGCGGGTCCTGATGAGCCTGGTCACCCGCGCCGTCGAGGCCCGTCTGGAGGATGCGGACATCCTCGAATGGCTCCGACGCTTTCGATGGCCCGACGGTCAGGTGCGTTGTCCCCACTGTGGAAGCGCCCAGGTCCGGGCCTATCGGTCGTCGTCCCGTCGCCGAGTCGTCTTCACCTATCGGTGCCGGTCCTGCCGCCGTCGGTTCAACGACAAGACGGGCACCGTCTTTGCCCAGACGCGTCTTCCGATGGCTCGTTGGTTGGCGGCCGCCCTTCTCATTGAGCTCGGTGCCGGTCGCCGGAGCCTCCAACGCTACCTGGGGGTCGACCGGGCCACGGCCCGCCGCATGTGGAACGGCCTGACCCGGGACGCCCGACTCCGCCAGGCCATGGTCCGCTACATGGAGAGCGCCCTGGCGTAGAGGGATGCGGGGTCCGGGATGCGAGACGCGGGGCACGCAGGGTGTGGACGGCCGTGGTTCGTGGGAGCCGGCGTCCTGGCGGGCGCCGCCGGGGCGGTCCTCCTCTACTGGGCGCTTCAGGGCTTTGTCCCCGGCCGGGCCTGGCTCCGGGCCGACGGGGACCCGACGCTGATCGCGGCCCTCCTCAAGTGGCACGGCCGGACGCTGACCGAGGGCCGCTTCCGGTTTGCGGACCCGCCCTTCTTCCATCCGTATCGGTCCGTCGCCTTCTTCACGGAGAACTTCATCGGCCCGGGCATCCTGCTGAGCTTCCTGCACCGGGCGCCGATGGAGGTCGTCTACACGTGGGCCCTCTTCATCGGTCACGTCACGACGTTCGCCGCCGGTATGTATCTATTCCGACAAATCCCGGTCGCCTGGCCGGTCGCCGGCCTGGCCGCCTCGCTCCATACGTTCAACTACACCCGTCTGCTCTTGGGGTATTCCCATCTCCACGTCGTGTACGACGCCCTGGCCCTGCTGGCCGTCGCCGAACTCATCCGGTGGTATCGGACCCGTCGGATGGGGGCCGCCATCATCGCATGGTCGGCCCTGGCCGTTCAGTTCTTCTTCAGCGTTCACATGACCTTCTTCGGGACGGTCGTCATCGGGATTTTGGCCGCCGCCGCCCTCGTCCACCGTCGAGGATGGGCCTGG
This genomic window contains:
- the ycf3 gene encoding Photosystem I assembly protein Ycf3; its protein translation is MAWHRNVVGLILIGLVIGFGARAQEKAKPEKKQEEHQQGKAAVKGAVVGLQGQPIPGAQLTFQLEDTVTVTVQTDEKGEFFIDNVTPGIYTVKVEKPGYKTFIETQKLEPDTLLTYRVTLPTEEEAKVIRGGDDWKQANEAFKQAQSARARGDLQQAAQYYQTAKAYFQKVVEQDPTYAQAYFNLALTQAILGECEAALQNFQRAVDQQFQPSGNVLLTYHAARAQCFERLNRWADAAAEYEALIKLMPDNGTFYLNIGQAYVRSEQYDKALEAYRKFLQLEPNAPEAKQVRVEIDKLKQLLEQQKKPK
- a CDS encoding Glutamate formimidoyltransferase, translated to MMRIIECVPNVSEGRRAEVLDAFIRLLQAQPGVLLLDYHADPDHNRTVFTLIGDGPALLSAMLALYEKAVELIDMRQHRGEHPRAGAVDVCPFVPIAGATMEDCVALARELGRQVAERFQIPVFLYAHAATREDRRELPNIRKGEFEGWFEKIKDPNWKPDFGPDRVHPTAGITVIGARPPLIAYNVNLGTADLAVADRIARAIRFSSGGFRNVQARGMKLEARQQVQVSMNLLDFRQTPIHRVFEVIRAEAERFGVPVVGSEIVGLVPLEAIAQAADFYLRLENFSIDQVLEWRIQQALAERPAPPAAPSPPTPGPRPRALRRVLMSLVTRAVEARLEDADILEWLRRFRWPDGQVRCPHCGSAQVRAYRSSSRRRVVFTYRCRSCRRRFNDKTGTVFAQTRLPMARWLAAALLIELGAGRRSLQRYLGVDRATARRMWNGLTRDARLRQAMVRYMESALA